In the genome of Candidatus Shapirobacteria bacterium, one region contains:
- a CDS encoding VanW family protein: MLKIKINYQILSILGLILVFCTLLLSPIIINYGKTAENTFLLDKDYSGLSREEITTRLDTDFEFGRPLTLLAADKKFTLNPASISASLNKDKLISTMLYRRLNEGIPQYIRYFFAPKHFTLEISYDQDGLDKYLADLSSQIDKPFVPSELQYDQGKITVKEGQIGQRVDQPVLKQLISSSLAVYQFSGLNIPVSTVGELPAADQITATLDFAKKLIGKSLLLTSEVSNIALADSVLIPWLDFDHQFNRYKISDYVGSLSASIKRDPVDAIFKFENNTVTEFRPALNGLTLDQPALAATILASLSELTDSAEKVITKSIPVIASAPNIKTESVNNLGIKELLGRGTSTFKSSSTIRNFNIEKGASIVNRVLVAPGDTFSFIKALGEVTLEAGYKKAYIIRAGKTELDVGGGICQVSTTFFRAMLNAGVDITERRNHAYRVGYYEEDMPPGYDATVFIPSPDLKFVNDTGHYVLIQNIYDGKNKTLTYEIYGTSDGRKTEITNYRKWGSQPPPPDIYIDDPTLPAGKVIQDEHRIAGLKTAFDWKVTRNDQIIHEKTFTSNFVPWAAVFRRGPPLP, encoded by the coding sequence ATGCTAAAAATTAAAATAAATTATCAGATATTATCCATCCTTGGTCTCATCCTTGTTTTTTGTACCCTCCTGCTTTCCCCGATTATCATCAATTACGGTAAAACTGCGGAAAATACCTTTCTTTTAGACAAAGATTATTCCGGCCTCAGCCGTGAAGAAATCACCACCCGGCTCGATACCGATTTTGAATTCGGCCGGCCGCTGACTCTTTTGGCCGCCGACAAAAAATTTACCCTCAATCCCGCCTCTATCTCCGCTTCTCTCAACAAAGACAAGCTTATCAGCACCATGTTATACCGCCGTCTCAACGAAGGCATTCCCCAATATATCCGGTATTTTTTTGCCCCCAAGCATTTTACTTTAGAAATTAGCTACGACCAGGACGGTCTGGACAAATATCTTGCCGACCTTTCAAGTCAAATTGACAAGCCTTTCGTTCCCAGCGAGTTGCAGTATGACCAGGGAAAAATTACGGTAAAAGAAGGCCAAATCGGTCAAAGAGTTGATCAGCCGGTTCTTAAACAGTTAATTAGTAGCTCCCTCGCTGTCTATCAATTTTCCGGCCTGAATATTCCGGTTTCTACCGTCGGGGAACTTCCGGCCGCAGACCAAATCACCGCCACTCTCGATTTCGCCAAAAAGTTAATTGGAAAAAGTCTTCTTTTGACAAGTGAAGTCTCCAATATAGCTTTGGCCGATTCTGTTTTAATCCCCTGGCTTGATTTCGACCACCAGTTCAACCGTTACAAAATCTCCGATTATGTCGGTAGTCTTTCTGCCAGTATCAAGCGAGACCCAGTCGATGCCATCTTTAAGTTTGAAAACAATACCGTTACCGAATTCCGCCCGGCCCTAAATGGCTTGACTCTCGATCAGCCCGCCCTGGCCGCCACTATTTTAGCCTCATTATCGGAGTTAACAGACTCAGCCGAAAAAGTAATTACCAAATCCATCCCCGTTATTGCCTCCGCCCCCAATATCAAAACTGAATCTGTCAACAATTTGGGTATCAAAGAGCTACTCGGCCGGGGTACCTCCACCTTCAAAAGTTCAAGCACTATCCGTAATTTCAATATTGAAAAAGGGGCTTCAATTGTCAATCGCGTTCTGGTTGCTCCCGGTGATACTTTTTCCTTTATCAAAGCTTTGGGTGAAGTTACTCTTGAAGCTGGTTACAAAAAAGCCTATATCATCCGGGCCGGCAAGACCGAGCTCGATGTCGGCGGCGGTATCTGCCAGGTTTCCACCACTTTTTTCCGGGCTATGTTAAATGCCGGTGTCGACATTACCGAGCGCCGCAATCACGCCTATCGGGTTGGCTACTACGAAGAAGACATGCCCCCGGGCTACGATGCTACCGTTTTCATCCCTAGTCCCGACCTCAAATTTGTCAACGATACTGGCCATTATGTCCTCATTCAAAATATATACGACGGCAAAAACAAAACGTTAACCTACGAAATTTACGGTACCTCTGATGGTAGAAAGACCGAAATCACCAACTACCGCAAGTGGGGCAGCCAACCCCCGCCTCCCGATATCTATATCGACGATCCCACCCTACCGGCCGGCAAAGTTATCCAGGACGAGCATCGTATTGCCGGTCTAAAAACCGCCTTCGATTGGAAAGTCACCCGAAATGACCAGATCATCCACGAAAAAACCTTTACCAGCAATTTTGTTCCCTGGGCCGCCGTCTTCCGCCGCGGCCCGCCGTTGCCCTAG
- a CDS encoding ribonuclease HI family protein has protein sequence MHISVYTDGGARGNPGPSGYGLVILDENNNLIFQDSKFLGIKTNNEAEYSALIGALSWIKANRDAYNIQKISFCSDSQLLVRQVQGQYKVKAQNLKDFYRTVINLLQDIALPYSFQDIRRELNQKADELANQAMDRQC, from the coding sequence ATGCATATTTCCGTCTATACCGATGGTGGCGCCAGGGGCAATCCCGGTCCCTCCGGCTACGGCCTGGTGATTTTAGATGAAAATAATAATCTCATTTTCCAGGACTCAAAATTTTTGGGTATCAAAACCAACAATGAGGCCGAATATTCCGCCCTTATCGGTGCCCTCTCCTGGATCAAGGCCAATCGCGATGCCTACAATATCCAAAAAATTTCTTTTTGCTCCGATTCTCAGCTTTTAGTCCGCCAGGTTCAGGGGCAGTACAAGGTAAAAGCCCAAAATCTCAAAGACTTCTATCGTACCGTCATCAATCTGCTTCAGGATATTGCTCTGCCTTATTCATTTCAGGACATTCGCCGCGAGCTTAATCAAAAAGCCGACGAATTGGCCAATCAGGCCATGGACCGCCAATGCTAA
- a CDS encoding ZIP family metal transporter has translation MSPLFSSLIAVFFISLVSLSGLVFLFFSPSLVSRLSPYLVSFAVGSLLGDAFIHILPESFSGPIPSATISLLVIAGLLLNFTLEKFLRWRHCHNLDCPEGEDSHSHIVALNTVGDAVHNFIDGMLIAAAFMVSRELGLATTLAVLIHEIPQEIGDYAILVHSRVPVAKALLLNFLSALISFLGVFLTFFLGTNIDNFAAYLLPVTAGAFIYLAASDLIPELHRHSPKISASLIQLFSIIVGVGLMFLLLFVE, from the coding sequence ATGTCTCCGCTTTTTAGTTCACTCATCGCTGTCTTTTTTATCAGTCTGGTCTCTCTCTCCGGCCTTGTTTTTTTATTTTTCAGCCCGTCTCTTGTCAGCCGTCTATCCCCATACCTAGTCAGTTTCGCTGTCGGTAGTCTTTTGGGCGATGCCTTCATCCATATCCTTCCCGAATCTTTTTCCGGCCCCATTCCCTCCGCCACCATTTCCCTTCTCGTCATCGCCGGCCTACTTTTAAATTTCACCCTGGAAAAGTTTCTTCGTTGGCGTCACTGCCACAACCTTGATTGTCCGGAGGGTGAAGACAGCCATAGCCACATTGTTGCCCTAAATACTGTCGGCGACGCCGTTCACAACTTCATCGACGGCATGCTCATCGCCGCCGCTTTTATGGTCAGCCGTGAGTTGGGCCTAGCCACCACCCTGGCCGTCTTGATTCACGAAATACCCCAGGAAATAGGGGATTATGCTATTTTGGTCCATAGCCGTGTACCGGTCGCCAAAGCCCTTCTTCTAAATTTTTTATCCGCCCTTATAAGTTTTTTAGGAGTTTTTCTAACCTTCTTTCTTGGCACCAATATCGACAATTTTGCCGCTTATCTTTTGCCCGTCACTGCCGGTGCTTTTATCTATCTGGCCGCCTCCGATCTCATCCCCGAGCTTCATCGCCATAGTCCCAAAATTTCCGCCTCCCTCATCCAACTTTTTTCCATCATCGTCGGTGTCGGCCTCATGTTTCTCCTTCTTTTTGTAGAGTAA
- a CDS encoding extracellular solute-binding protein, translating to MNPDEIKSPLPPRKVLIGDEGEVTPIPEAAVPPTEPTGGESVLFPPQGPTVTGEGNSSRVSSKIIQKKPFNKKIIFIAIGVAVLGLVIMMLPKIFSGKTDGNKEVTLNYWGIWEESSVIDAVIADFEAQNPGIKIKYTRKDKENYRSILMSRLQKGQEDTPDIFRIHSTWVPTFQNLLEPVPQTTATNLQLESDFFDVYKTELKKKGAYLAIPLMYDGLALFYNKTMLDAAAVSVPKGWWELQSAAEKMTVRDSNGKLQVAGAAIGLTDNIDHWSDVVGLLMKQNGVNPLVDDEENNQKIQSVLEYYTLFATKNGGVWDQSMPNSTDAFTAGKVAFYFGPLWRVYNFAEPMYKDFKYEVTTVPQLPTIADIPLDQPLSDADLTNIHWASYWVEGVAAGSKHQKEAWKFMEFLASKESLEKMYTAASQIRVFGELYPRKSMAEMISSNEKIRPFISVADNASGWYLASRTFDAGLNEEMIKYFGDAVNQIITTKDIKNAMITLRSGINQLKSRYKLTE from the coding sequence GTGAATCCAGACGAGATAAAATCACCGCTGCCCCCAAGAAAAGTTTTGATCGGAGACGAAGGTGAAGTAACACCAATCCCGGAGGCAGCAGTACCGCCGACTGAACCAACCGGTGGCGAATCTGTCTTGTTCCCCCCACAGGGGCCAACAGTGACCGGCGAGGGAAATAGCTCCCGGGTATCCAGTAAAATTATTCAAAAAAAACCGTTTAACAAGAAAATTATATTTATTGCAATCGGGGTGGCAGTGTTAGGACTGGTGATAATGATGCTGCCCAAAATTTTTTCCGGCAAAACCGACGGAAATAAAGAAGTAACGCTGAATTACTGGGGAATATGGGAAGAAAGCAGTGTAATAGACGCGGTAATTGCCGATTTTGAGGCACAAAATCCGGGGATAAAAATTAAATATACCCGCAAGGATAAGGAAAACTACCGGTCGATTTTGATGAGCCGGCTACAAAAAGGCCAAGAAGATACGCCGGATATTTTTAGAATCCATAGCACCTGGGTACCGACATTTCAAAACTTATTGGAGCCGGTACCGCAAACGACAGCAACAAATTTGCAATTGGAGAGCGATTTTTTTGATGTTTATAAGACAGAGTTGAAAAAAAAGGGCGCCTATTTGGCCATTCCCCTGATGTATGACGGACTGGCGCTGTTTTATAACAAAACAATGCTGGATGCGGCGGCGGTATCGGTGCCGAAGGGATGGTGGGAGCTGCAATCGGCGGCTGAAAAAATGACCGTAAGAGACAGCAATGGGAAGCTGCAGGTGGCCGGAGCGGCGATCGGACTGACAGATAATATCGACCATTGGAGCGATGTGGTGGGGCTTTTGATGAAACAAAACGGGGTGAATCCCCTGGTGGATGATGAGGAAAATAACCAAAAAATTCAGAGTGTGTTGGAATATTACACCCTGTTTGCCACCAAAAATGGCGGAGTGTGGGACCAGTCTATGCCCAATTCAACCGATGCTTTTACGGCCGGAAAAGTGGCCTTTTATTTTGGGCCGTTGTGGAGGGTTTATAATTTTGCCGAACCGATGTATAAGGATTTTAAGTATGAAGTAACGACAGTGCCGCAATTGCCGACAATTGCTGATATCCCCCTTGATCAGCCCCTTTCTGATGCTGATTTGACCAATATTCACTGGGCGAGCTATTGGGTGGAGGGAGTGGCGGCGGGCAGTAAACACCAAAAAGAGGCCTGGAAATTTATGGAATTTTTGGCATCAAAAGAATCACTGGAAAAGATGTATACGGCGGCTTCGCAAATAAGGGTGTTTGGGGAGCTGTACCCGCGGAAGAGCATGGCAGAAATGATCAGCAGCAACGAGAAAATCAGACCATTTATATCGGTGGCGGATAATGCTTCGGGCTGGTATTTGGCCAGTAGAACATTTGACGCCGGTTTAAACGAGGAAATGATTAAGTATTTTGGCGACGCGGTAAATCAAATAATAACAACCAAAGATATAAAGAACGCTATGATAACTCTTCGAAGCGGGATTAATCAGTTGAAATCGCGGTACAAATTGACGGAATAA
- a CDS encoding triose-phosphate isomerase translates to MILVNFKIYRETFGEGATRLAAACKIVAEKTGVQIIPVVSAIDAYRIIKEVGMEVMVQHTDGMVEGTKSGFVSTEQAVLAGISGSLVNHSEHKVKPGTIKKMLAVWPEKFKSVVCIQTQGQTERWAKNIKPDFIAYEPSYLIACQERSVATEKPEVIEKIVDRYRGIPVLVGAGIHSVEDVRISLSLGAKGILISSFIVKSANPEADLLKLAEVFSV, encoded by the coding sequence ATGATTTTGGTAAATTTTAAAATTTATCGGGAGACATTTGGCGAAGGGGCAACTCGGTTGGCAGCGGCCTGTAAGATAGTGGCGGAGAAAACAGGTGTGCAAATTATCCCGGTAGTATCGGCTATTGACGCCTACCGGATTATTAAAGAAGTGGGAATGGAGGTAATGGTTCAGCACACTGACGGGATGGTTGAAGGGACCAAAAGCGGCTTTGTGTCAACCGAGCAGGCGGTATTGGCCGGTATCAGCGGATCTCTTGTGAACCACTCGGAACATAAGGTGAAGCCGGGGACAATAAAAAAGATGTTGGCAGTTTGGCCGGAGAAGTTTAAATCGGTGGTATGTATCCAAACACAAGGACAGACGGAAAGATGGGCTAAAAACATAAAGCCGGATTTTATTGCCTATGAACCCTCTTATCTTATCGCTTGCCAGGAGCGATCGGTGGCCACAGAAAAACCTGAAGTAATTGAAAAAATAGTTGATAGATACAGGGGGATTCCGGTGTTGGTGGGGGCCGGAATTCATAGTGTTGAGGATGTAAGAATATCCTTATCATTGGGAGCAAAGGGAATTTTAATCTCGTCTTTTATTGTAAAATCTGCCAATCCAGAGGCAGACCTGTTAAAACTGGCTGAAGTTTTTAGTGTATAA
- a CDS encoding SPFH domain-containing protein, protein MASIDNLLVSLFVDEVVGGFLVTVPPGHVGCIYSIFTGVMKNVWHPGMHFKIPIIHRVKLFNAQLIEYTISKDVVLIDNKEIMGDEIINAVTTDNKFVAVEATVLIKLDTSRMPEIWQNIGENFVSKVVRPVTRSRIRKVLTSHTLANALSVDRSLIEEEVRQELKNSLEPHGLNVDNFYLSSLTPIDNVSPIEEKGIIMPALEDDGGLKSQEEIKNQRFISGNIQRQSSNRQ, encoded by the coding sequence ATGGCATCTATTGATAATTTACTGGTATCGCTTTTTGTTGACGAAGTAGTCGGCGGGTTTTTGGTAACTGTCCCACCGGGACACGTAGGATGTATCTACAGTATTTTTACCGGAGTAATGAAAAACGTGTGGCACCCGGGGATGCATTTTAAGATCCCGATAATTCACCGGGTGAAGCTGTTTAATGCACAGCTAATTGAATATACAATTTCGAAGGATGTGGTTTTGATTGATAATAAGGAAATAATGGGCGATGAAATAATTAATGCGGTGACGACGGACAACAAATTTGTGGCGGTAGAAGCCACGGTTTTGATAAAACTTGATACCAGCAGAATGCCCGAAATTTGGCAAAATATTGGAGAAAATTTTGTTTCTAAGGTGGTAAGGCCGGTGACCCGAAGCCGGATTCGAAAGGTACTGACTAGCCATACCCTAGCAAACGCCCTGTCGGTGGACCGGAGCTTAATCGAAGAAGAAGTAAGGCAGGAGCTAAAAAACTCGCTTGAACCACACGGTCTGAATGTAGATAACTTTTATTTGAGCTCTTTGACCCCAATCGACAATGTGTCGCCAATTGAGGAGAAGGGAATAATTATGCCGGCACTGGAAGATGACGGCGGACTGAAAAGCCAGGAAGAGATAAAAAACCAAAGATTTATATCAGGAAATATTCAGAGACAAAGTTCTAACCGGCAATAG
- a CDS encoding double zinc ribbon domain-containing protein, with translation MSILLDFLFPRRCYGCGHPGQYLCSACQSQLFPQPINLIDTSLFEGNLSLFKYNGLITNLIHDYKYNFVSDLAGQLSGLISSTLKSSYPNLLKYWQNNLFTLIPIPLHPFRQKWRGYNQSDLICQHLSRQIKLNYSNNLLSRSVNTSPQVKNEKPSDRQANLSNVFNINETNTNPGENFILVDDVATTFSTLRSARHAFTCQINSCHLVKKFWTLTIAG, from the coding sequence ATGTCCATTCTTCTTGATTTTCTTTTCCCCCGCCGCTGTTATGGCTGTGGCCACCCCGGCCAATACCTTTGCTCCGCCTGTCAATCCCAACTATTCCCCCAGCCCATAAATTTAATCGACACCTCTCTTTTCGAGGGAAACCTATCCCTCTTCAAATACAATGGTCTCATTACAAATCTCATTCATGATTATAAATATAATTTCGTCTCCGACCTGGCGGGGCAGTTGTCCGGCCTGATCAGTTCCACCCTAAAATCTTCTTACCCAAATCTTCTAAAATACTGGCAGAACAACTTATTTACTCTAATCCCTATCCCTCTCCATCCGTTCCGCCAAAAATGGCGCGGATACAACCAATCAGACTTAATTTGTCAGCACCTCTCCCGTCAAATTAAGCTCAATTATTCAAACAATTTGCTTTCTCGTTCCGTAAATACCTCCCCTCAGGTAAAAAACGAAAAACCATCAGATCGACAGGCCAATCTATCCAATGTATTTAATATAAATGAAACAAATACTAACCCAGGTGAAAACTTCATTCTCGTCGACGATGTTGCCACCACGTTTTCCACCCTCAGGTCAGCCCGCCACGCCTTTACTTGTCAAATAAATTCTTGTCACTTAGTCAAAAAGTTTTGGACCCTAACTATTGCCGGTTAG
- a CDS encoding ASCH domain-containing protein yields MDHLAIMKKQWGLTQKILSGLKKIESRWYMVKYSPWDRIKPNETVYFKDTGGLVSLKAEVKKVLQFSGLTPKRVGQLLSEYGSDDGLEAQDIPRYYQMFKNKKYCLLIFLKNPQAIKPFDIDKTVFGAMSAWLTFPDIKKIKKNS; encoded by the coding sequence ATGGATCATCTAGCTATCATGAAAAAACAATGGGGTTTGACTCAAAAAATTCTCTCAGGCTTAAAGAAAATTGAATCACGTTGGTACATGGTTAAGTATTCACCTTGGGATAGAATTAAGCCCAATGAAACAGTCTATTTTAAAGACACGGGAGGGCTCGTTAGTTTAAAAGCTGAGGTTAAAAAAGTTCTTCAATTTTCTGGCCTCACCCCCAAACGTGTTGGGCAATTACTTTCCGAATATGGCTCCGATGATGGATTAGAAGCACAAGACATCCCCCGGTATTATCAAATGTTTAAAAATAAAAAGTATTGCCTTTTAATCTTTCTAAAGAATCCTCAAGCCATTAAGCCTTTTGACATAGACAAAACTGTTTTTGGTGCCATGTCTGCTTGGCTGACTTTTCCAGACATAAAAAAGATTAAAAAGAATTCGTGA
- a CDS encoding alanine--tRNA ligase-related protein: protein MTKLNYLNDTYLFESEAVFLEVSQNEKGKAVILDETIFYPQGGGQPADKGEIISGVNIFTVNDVRLDETGTVWHFGEFKNGELKQGDKVVLKIDQERRILNARLHSAGHLLDCAVTKIGIENLKPTKGFHFPDGPYVEYSGTIENPAEIIPLLQKNIDNLLEQNLPVEKKDLSPAEAQAKGVWAPAGKSARVVNFAGFPICGCGGTHVKTASEIGKITIRKIKSNQGTTRIAYSVT from the coding sequence ATGACAAAACTAAACTATCTTAACGACACTTATTTATTTGAATCAGAGGCAGTTTTCCTTGAGGTTAGTCAAAACGAAAAGGGCAAAGCCGTAATTTTGGACGAAACGATTTTCTATCCCCAAGGAGGCGGACAGCCTGCCGACAAGGGCGAAATAATCTCAGGAGTCAATATTTTTACAGTCAACGATGTTAGGTTAGACGAGACAGGCACAGTTTGGCATTTTGGCGAATTTAAAAATGGTGAGCTAAAACAGGGCGACAAAGTAGTTCTAAAAATTGACCAAGAAAGAAGAATATTAAATGCCCGGCTTCACTCCGCCGGACACTTGCTGGATTGTGCCGTTACAAAAATAGGGATAGAAAATCTAAAACCAACCAAGGGTTTTCATTTTCCTGATGGTCCGTATGTTGAGTATAGTGGAACAATTGAAAATCCTGCCGAAATAATTCCACTTTTGCAAAAAAATATTGACAACCTTCTTGAGCAAAATTTACCGGTAGAGAAAAAAGACTTAAGCCCCGCAGAAGCCCAGGCCAAAGGCGTTTGGGCACCCGCCGGCAAGTCTGCCAGAGTTGTAAATTTTGCCGGATTTCCAATTTGTGGCTGTGGTGGCACCCATGTAAAAACTGCTTCCGAAATCGGCAAAATCACCATCAGAAAAATAAAATCTAACCAAGGAACAACGAGGATTGCCTACTCGGTGACGTAA
- a CDS encoding SsrA-binding protein produces MRHFNRDSLDYKFVEKFEAGLVLTGSDVKSLRTQTVQFASSKVEIKNGQPVLINLQIPLYKFSQGQVVDTTHDRSLLLSEKEIAKLQSYRNQKYMLIPIAIFLKGHWFKVEIGVGRKVKKYEKKAKLKAISEKQEANI; encoded by the coding sequence ATGCGTCATTTTAATCGCGATTCACTCGACTACAAGTTTGTCGAAAAATTTGAAGCGGGCCTGGTTCTCACCGGCTCCGACGTCAAGTCGCTGCGCACCCAAACCGTCCAGTTTGCCAGCTCAAAAGTCGAAATCAAAAATGGTCAGCCGGTTTTGATCAACCTTCAAATCCCGCTTTACAAATTTTCCCAGGGCCAGGTTGTCGACACCACTCACGACCGCTCGCTTCTTTTATCCGAAAAAGAAATTGCCAAACTACAAAGCTACCGCAATCAAAAATACATGCTCATTCCCATCGCCATTTTCCTCAAAGGCCATTGGTTCAAAGTCGAAATCGGGGTCGGCCGCAAAGTCAAAAAATACGAAAAAAAAGCAAAACTCAAAGCCATAAGCGAGAAGCAAGAGGCCAATATTTAG
- a CDS encoding GNAT family N-acetyltransferase encodes MNGLKIRPYQDNDSRAVCQMFEDFIDYLATLDPMGRVVKQAEYGKNYLDKTLKDLKNKDGVFLVAEVDEKIVGTGVAVIETLSPEDLMEVLPHKPGRVSELFVSSQYRRQGIGTTLMQHLETYLKQKGCNTIHIEVFAPNHLSHKLYERLGFSDRNIDLIKLL; translated from the coding sequence GTGAATGGATTAAAAATCAGACCATATCAGGATAATGATTCCAGGGCTGTATGCCAAATGTTTGAAGATTTTATTGATTATTTGGCTACACTTGACCCGATGGGAAGAGTTGTAAAACAGGCAGAATACGGTAAAAATTACCTTGATAAAACGTTAAAAGACCTAAAAAATAAGGATGGAGTTTTTTTGGTGGCGGAAGTTGATGAAAAAATTGTGGGGACGGGGGTGGCGGTGATTGAAACATTGAGCCCGGAAGATTTGATGGAGGTGCTGCCGCATAAACCGGGAAGGGTTTCAGAATTATTCGTTTCCAGCCAATACCGAAGGCAAGGAATCGGCACTACGCTAATGCAGCATCTGGAAACTTATTTGAAACAAAAAGGTTGCAATACTATTCATATTGAAGTTTTTGCCCCAAATCATTTATCCCATAAACTTTACGAAAGATTGGGTTTTTCTGACCGAAATATTGATTTGATAAAATTATTGTAG
- a CDS encoding dUTP diphosphatase: protein MKIKIKRFDKNIPLPLYKTEGAACLDLYSRTETKILPHTVGFIPLNVALSIPKGYWVMIAARGSTHKFGIMPVHGIGIGDWDFRGDNNEYLFPALNFTDKEVTIEKGTRIAQMMISKVEKVEITEVNKLEDKDRGKFGSTGEK, encoded by the coding sequence ATGAAGATAAAAATAAAAAGATTTGATAAGAATATTCCCCTACCCCTGTATAAGACCGAGGGGGCGGCTTGTTTGGATTTGTATTCCAGGACGGAAACAAAAATTTTGCCACATACGGTCGGATTTATTCCGTTAAACGTGGCTTTGAGTATTCCAAAGGGGTATTGGGTGATGATTGCCGCGCGAGGATCTACCCACAAATTTGGGATTATGCCGGTTCACGGAATTGGAATTGGTGACTGGGACTTCAGAGGTGACAATAATGAGTATCTTTTCCCGGCGCTGAATTTTACCGACAAAGAGGTAACTATTGAAAAAGGTACCCGAATTGCCCAGATGATGATTTCTAAGGTCGAAAAAGTAGAAATAACCGAAGTGAATAAGCTTGAGGACAAAGACAGGGGCAAATTTGGATCGACGGGAGAAAAATAA
- a CDS encoding LapA family protein, with protein sequence MLILILLLILGSLLVYISRFNFMPVTVNLGWYVIADVPLFYVIVGSMVFGLVLSYLVYLINSISRSLVLRGKDNEIKKYKEEILELTKQVHQLELENEKQKNDKNPVPTDTDAL encoded by the coding sequence ATGCTGATATTAATCTTGCTTTTGATCTTGGGCTCGCTTTTGGTTTATATTTCCAGATTTAACTTTATGCCGGTAACGGTTAACCTGGGGTGGTATGTGATTGCGGATGTTCCCCTGTTTTATGTAATCGTAGGGTCGATGGTTTTTGGGCTAGTTTTGTCCTATCTGGTTTATTTGATCAATAGCATTTCCAGATCTTTGGTCCTGCGCGGGAAAGACAATGAAATAAAAAAATACAAGGAAGAAATTTTGGAATTGACCAAACAGGTGCATCAGCTGGAACTGGAAAACGAAAAACAAAAAAATGATAAAAACCCGGTACCGACTGACACAGATGCGCTATGA
- a CDS encoding NUDIX domain-containing protein: protein MKNLLGKIYKALHLPKESQLFFMRLLNDRFLVGVTGIIFNEKKEILLLKHTYRSHAWSLPGGYLKSGEHPREALEREIREESGLVVSVDESLKIRTDRESPRLDICYFGVLIGGDFVPTKEVEEYGFFAQDKLPLLRKNQVILIDEVLKDHS from the coding sequence ATGAAAAACCTTTTGGGGAAGATTTATAAAGCCCTGCATCTTCCGAAAGAGTCCCAACTGTTTTTTATGCGGTTACTAAACGACCGGTTTTTGGTGGGAGTGACGGGAATTATTTTTAATGAGAAAAAGGAAATCCTTTTACTAAAACATACTTACCGATCACATGCCTGGAGCTTGCCGGGGGGGTACCTTAAATCGGGTGAACACCCGCGCGAGGCACTGGAGAGAGAAATCAGGGAAGAATCAGGACTGGTGGTTTCGGTGGACGAGTCTTTGAAAATCCGAACTGACCGGGAAAGCCCCCGATTGGATATTTGTTATTTTGGGGTGTTGATCGGCGGGGATTTTGTCCCGACTAAAGAAGTCGAGGAGTACGGATTTTTTGCCCAGGATAAACTGCCGCTACTTCGGAAAAATCAGGTCATCTTGATTGATGAGGTATTGAAAGATCACAGTTGA